A section of the Streptomyces sp. SCL15-4 genome encodes:
- a CDS encoding class I SAM-dependent methyltransferase, producing the protein MPKAQDTAVYTHGHHESVLRSHTWRTAANSAGYLLGSLKPHMRILDIGCGPGTITADLAELVPDGHVTGVDRAPGVLEQARATAAGRGLANVDFAVADVHALDYPDDTFCVVHAHQVLQHVGDPVRALREMLRVTKPNGFIAVRDADYAAMTWYPAAPGLDDWLDLYERVARANGGEPDAGRRLKAWALAAGLTEVTATTGTWTFATAEERAWWSGLWADRTLASAYADRAVEGGHATPERLRAVSEAWREWGRREDGWFAVLHGEILCRKEA; encoded by the coding sequence ATGCCGAAGGCACAGGACACCGCCGTCTACACGCACGGGCACCACGAGTCGGTGCTGCGCTCGCACACCTGGCGGACCGCCGCCAACTCCGCGGGCTATCTGCTCGGCTCCCTGAAGCCCCACATGAGGATCCTGGACATCGGCTGCGGTCCGGGCACCATCACCGCCGACCTGGCGGAACTGGTGCCCGACGGGCATGTCACCGGCGTCGACCGGGCGCCCGGCGTCCTGGAGCAGGCCCGGGCCACCGCCGCCGGCCGGGGTCTGGCCAACGTCGACTTCGCGGTGGCCGACGTCCACGCCCTGGACTACCCCGACGACACCTTCTGCGTGGTCCACGCCCACCAGGTGCTCCAGCACGTGGGCGATCCGGTGCGGGCGCTGCGCGAGATGCTGCGGGTGACGAAGCCGAACGGGTTCATCGCCGTACGCGACGCGGACTACGCGGCGATGACCTGGTATCCGGCGGCGCCGGGGCTGGACGACTGGCTGGACCTGTACGAGCGGGTGGCCCGGGCCAACGGCGGCGAGCCCGACGCCGGGCGCCGGCTGAAGGCGTGGGCGCTGGCCGCCGGACTGACCGAGGTCACCGCGACCACCGGCACCTGGACGTTCGCCACCGCCGAGGAGCGGGCCTGGTGGAGCGGCCTGTGGGCCGACCGCACCCTGGCCTCCGCCTACGCCGACCGGGCGGTCGAAGGCGGCCACGCCACCCCGGAGCGGCTGCGCGCGGTGTCCGAGGCGTGGCGGGAGTGGGGCCGGCGGGAGGACGGCTGGTTCGCCGTGCTGCACGGGGAGATCCTGTGCCGTAAAGAAGCCTGA
- a CDS encoding hydrophobic protein, with translation MVPILLVLLLAVVLFGAGFAVQILWWIALAVLIVWLLGFLARGTTSGGGRGRWYRW, from the coding sequence ATGGTTCCCATCCTGCTGGTACTGCTTCTGGCCGTTGTTCTCTTCGGCGCCGGATTCGCGGTGCAGATTCTCTGGTGGATCGCCCTGGCGGTACTGATCGTCTGGCTGCTGGGTTTCCTCGCCCGCGGCACGACGTCCGGCGGCGGCAGGGGGCGCTGGTACCGGTGGTGA
- a CDS encoding gas vesicle protein K: MTPPKRLDLEPDTVERDLVKLVLTVVELLRQLMERQAVRRFDTGELTEEQEERIGLTLMLLEERMAELRDRYGLRPEDLNLDLGPLGPLLPRD, translated from the coding sequence GTGACCCCGCCCAAGCGGCTCGACCTGGAACCCGACACGGTCGAGCGCGACCTGGTGAAACTGGTGCTGACCGTGGTGGAACTGCTGCGCCAGCTGATGGAACGGCAGGCCGTGCGCCGCTTCGACACCGGTGAGCTGACCGAGGAGCAGGAGGAGCGCATCGGGCTCACCCTCATGCTCCTGGAGGAGCGCATGGCCGAGCTGCGCGACCGCTACGGACTGCGGCCCGAGGACCTGAACCTGGACCTCGGGCCGCTCGGACCGCTGCTGCCCCGCGACTAG
- the gvpJ gene encoding gas vesicle protein GvpJ has translation MTVVERREIALVDLLDRLLAGGVVITGDITLRIADVDLVRIDLNALISSVNAAVPSPFDPPLPPEPTEEVV, from the coding sequence GTGACCGTCGTCGAACGGCGCGAGATCGCGCTCGTCGACCTGCTCGACCGGCTGCTGGCCGGCGGAGTCGTGATCACCGGGGACATCACCCTGCGGATCGCGGACGTCGACCTTGTCCGCATCGATCTGAACGCGCTGATCAGTTCCGTCAACGCGGCGGTGCCCTCGCCCTTCGATCCCCCGCTGCCGCCCGAGCCCACCGAGGAGGTCGTGTGA
- a CDS encoding GvpL/GvpF family gas vesicle protein, which yields MTGLRYVYAVCRPFGTPLQAELTGVGGAPAGLLHHHGLVAVVSTVPEADFGEQALKAHLEDLDWLAATARAHQGVIDALTTVTTPLPLRLATVFRDDSAVRTMIEAREDDFRALLDRLDGRVEWGVKVFVESEPAEPAEAAPAAPARPASGRDYLRRRRDRGLAREETWQRAEGFARSLHERLAERAEDVRLHPPQNSALSGATGQNVLNAAYLVSRAHSEEFVELVDRTKDEAPGIRVELTGPWAAYSFTGNTGNTEDTENSGNAGNAGVEVT from the coding sequence ATGACCGGACTGCGGTACGTGTACGCCGTCTGCCGTCCCTTCGGGACACCCCTGCAGGCCGAGCTGACGGGCGTGGGCGGCGCCCCGGCGGGCCTGCTGCACCACCACGGGCTGGTCGCGGTGGTCAGCACGGTCCCGGAGGCCGACTTCGGCGAACAGGCGCTGAAGGCCCACCTGGAGGACCTGGACTGGCTCGCCGCGACCGCCCGGGCGCACCAGGGCGTGATCGACGCGCTCACCACCGTCACCACCCCGCTGCCGCTGCGGCTCGCCACCGTCTTCCGTGACGACAGCGCCGTACGCACGATGATCGAGGCCCGCGAGGACGACTTCCGGGCCCTGCTCGACCGGCTCGACGGCCGGGTGGAGTGGGGTGTGAAGGTGTTCGTCGAGAGCGAGCCCGCCGAACCGGCCGAGGCGGCGCCCGCCGCCCCGGCGCGGCCCGCGAGCGGCCGGGACTATCTGCGCCGGCGGCGGGACCGCGGCCTGGCGCGGGAGGAGACCTGGCAGCGGGCCGAGGGGTTCGCGCGCTCGCTGCACGAGCGCCTCGCCGAACGCGCCGAGGACGTCCGGCTGCATCCTCCGCAGAATTCCGCGCTCTCCGGGGCAACCGGCCAGAATGTGCTCAACGCGGCCTATCTGGTGTCCCGGGCGCACTCCGAGGAATTCGTGGAACTCGTGGACCGGACGAAGGACGAGGCTCCGGGAATCCGGGTGGAACTGACCGGCCCGTGGGCCGCCTATTCCTTCACGGGGAACACCGGGAACACAGAGGATACGGAGAATTCGGGGAATGCGGGGAATGCGGGGGTGGAAGTGACGTGA
- a CDS encoding gas vesicle protein, giving the protein MTTPSRLPEPYGQASGANLADILERVLDKGVVIAGDIRINLLDIELLTIKLRLIVASVDKAKEMGIDWWESDPALSSRARRDELTRENAELRERLARLEELEPGRAPKEAP; this is encoded by the coding sequence ATGACGACCCCGAGCCGCCTGCCCGAGCCGTACGGACAGGCATCGGGAGCCAACCTCGCCGACATTCTCGAACGAGTGCTCGACAAGGGCGTCGTCATCGCCGGCGACATCAGGATCAACCTGCTCGACATCGAACTGCTCACCATCAAGCTGCGCCTGATCGTCGCCTCGGTGGACAAGGCCAAGGAGATGGGGATCGACTGGTGGGAGAGCGATCCCGCCCTGTCCTCCCGGGCCCGCCGCGACGAGCTGACCCGGGAGAACGCCGAGCTGCGCGAACGGCTCGCCCGGCTCGAGGAACTCGAGCCGGGCCGCGCCCCGAAGGAGGCTCCATGA
- a CDS encoding SRPBCC family protein, which translates to MTETLRSTASQAAGGNPAGPLADLAHSEAADRLKEEVRAYLTAQAERMLAGVGRKLGETTVRLNDIAEGNSPGFAKLALEGGRKLAEGKGPLRSALELGASRAKENVMDAVRNLGGSKGKKGGAGKKPTVIMESVDVGVPLRTAYDQWTQYQSFSTFAKGVKSASRSDDTHSDWQAKVFWSSRSWKAQTTEQIPDYRIQWTSEGAKGTTKGVVSFHRLEENLTRVLLVMEYYPTGLFEKTGNIWRAQGRRARLDLKNFARFITLKGEAEDAWRGEIRDGEVVRSHEDAVAEEEQEQQSEAQASGEEGEEPEEPEGAEDSEESEEPEEPEASDRESGEPEEGDEAEEDEEAEEPYEDEYEDEDGAEEDAEPEEEPEEDEEGAYDEYEEDEEEEPEYTGRGSGR; encoded by the coding sequence ATGACCGAGACCCTCCGTTCCACGGCCTCCCAGGCCGCCGGCGGCAACCCGGCGGGTCCGCTCGCCGACCTCGCCCACAGCGAGGCCGCCGACCGGCTCAAGGAGGAGGTCCGCGCTTATCTGACCGCGCAGGCAGAGCGGATGCTGGCCGGCGTCGGCCGCAAGCTCGGCGAGACGACCGTCCGGCTCAACGACATCGCCGAGGGCAACAGCCCGGGCTTCGCCAAGCTGGCACTGGAAGGCGGCCGCAAGCTGGCCGAGGGCAAGGGCCCGCTGCGCTCCGCGCTGGAGCTGGGCGCCTCCCGCGCCAAGGAGAACGTGATGGACGCGGTGAGAAACCTGGGGGGAAGCAAGGGCAAGAAGGGCGGCGCGGGCAAGAAGCCCACCGTCATCATGGAGTCCGTCGACGTCGGTGTGCCGCTGCGCACCGCGTACGACCAGTGGACGCAGTACCAGAGCTTCAGCACCTTCGCCAAGGGCGTCAAGAGCGCGAGCCGCTCCGACGACACGCACTCCGACTGGCAGGCGAAGGTCTTCTGGTCGTCCCGCAGCTGGAAGGCGCAGACGACCGAGCAGATACCCGACTACCGCATCCAGTGGACGTCGGAGGGCGCCAAGGGCACCACCAAGGGCGTGGTCTCCTTCCACCGGCTGGAGGAGAACCTCACGCGGGTGCTGCTGGTCATGGAGTACTACCCGACCGGCCTGTTCGAGAAGACCGGCAACATCTGGCGGGCGCAGGGCCGCCGGGCCCGGCTGGACCTGAAGAACTTCGCCCGTTTCATCACGCTCAAGGGAGAGGCGGAGGACGCCTGGCGCGGCGAGATCCGCGACGGCGAGGTGGTCCGCAGCCACGAGGACGCCGTGGCCGAGGAGGAGCAGGAGCAGCAGTCCGAGGCACAGGCGTCCGGAGAAGAGGGCGAGGAACCCGAGGAGCCGGAAGGGGCCGAGGATTCCGAGGAATCCGAGGAGCCCGAAGAGCCCGAGGCGTCCGACCGGGAGTCCGGCGAGCCCGAGGAAGGCGACGAGGCCGAAGAGGACGAAGAGGCCGAGGAGCCCTACGAGGACGAGTACGAGGACGAGGACGGGGCCGAGGAGGACGCCGAGCCGGAGGAGGAGCCCGAGGAGGACGAGGAGGGCGCCTACGACGAATACGAGGAGGACGAGGAAGAGGAACCCGAGTACACCGGGCGCGGGAGTGGTCGATGA
- a CDS encoding DNA primase, with protein sequence MNRTALGLAVGAGYLLGRTKKLKMALAVGSLVAGKKLNLSPKALAELANQQLKSNPQFKEIGDQLRQDLRGVGKAATGAMVERQMSSLAGRLRSRTDRVHDELSGAVPGGLGEEPDEREETGADEDAGTKGRARDEASRGNGKAPQKRTSERKAPEKKASGRKAAGKPLSAAGKGAGRKTGAAGRTAAKRTAAAGESARGAGSRQSKGGDDR encoded by the coding sequence ATGAACCGAACGGCACTGGGCCTCGCCGTAGGGGCCGGATATCTGCTCGGCCGCACCAAGAAGCTGAAGATGGCGCTCGCGGTCGGCTCCCTGGTGGCCGGCAAGAAGCTGAACCTCAGCCCCAAGGCGCTCGCGGAGCTGGCGAACCAGCAGCTGAAGAGCAACCCCCAGTTCAAGGAGATCGGGGACCAGCTGCGCCAGGACCTGCGCGGGGTCGGCAAGGCCGCCACCGGCGCGATGGTCGAGCGGCAGATGAGTTCGCTCGCCGGCCGGCTGCGCAGCCGCACCGACCGGGTGCACGACGAGCTGTCGGGCGCCGTGCCCGGCGGCTTGGGCGAGGAGCCGGACGAGCGCGAGGAAACCGGCGCGGACGAGGACGCCGGGACGAAGGGCCGGGCCCGCGACGAGGCGTCCCGGGGGAACGGGAAGGCCCCGCAGAAGAGGACTTCCGAGCGGAAGGCCCCCGAGAAGAAGGCTTCCGGGCGCAAGGCCGCCGGGAAGCCGCTGTCCGCCGCCGGCAAGGGAGCGGGCAGGAAGACGGGCGCGGCCGGCAGGACGGCGGCGAAGCGGACGGCCGCGGCGGGTGAGTCCGCCCGCGGCGCCGGCTCCCGGCAGTCGAAGGGCGGCGATGACCGATGA
- a CDS encoding gas vesicle protein GvpG: MGLIGEVLMLPFAPVRGSAWAIRQVLQEAERIYYDPATVWAELARLEEQLEAGEITEEEFDRREDELLDRLETAMHSGDTTGNGTGR, encoded by the coding sequence ATGGGACTGATCGGCGAAGTGCTGATGCTGCCGTTCGCCCCCGTGCGCGGCAGCGCCTGGGCCATCAGGCAGGTGCTCCAGGAGGCGGAACGGATCTACTACGACCCCGCCACCGTATGGGCCGAACTCGCCCGCCTCGAAGAGCAGCTTGAGGCGGGCGAGATCACCGAGGAGGAGTTCGACCGGCGCGAGGACGAACTGCTCGACCGGCTGGAGACCGCCATGCACTCCGGCGACACGACAGGCAACGGGACGGGACGATGA
- a CDS encoding GvpL/GvpF family gas vesicle protein — MSTYVYGITARSHPALPEGMTGVGEPPRPVRVLTAGDLTAVVSDAPEDLRPKRRDLLAHQNVLAEAGAGGCVLPMRFGSVATDDDAVVQVLTERADHYAERLRELDGKVEYNVKATHVEEAVLHLVMAENTEARALAEANRRSGGGSYEDKIRLGELIAGLVKAKEADDAGEVRDLLAPAAAAVSVGPESTGWLLNVSYLVARDSAEHFLAAVEEVRQGHPHLDLRINGPLPPYSFVEPGPAQPAGSTAGADTGAR; from the coding sequence GTGAGCACCTACGTCTACGGGATCACCGCCCGGTCGCACCCGGCGCTGCCCGAGGGCATGACCGGCGTCGGCGAGCCGCCCCGCCCGGTGCGCGTCCTCACGGCCGGTGACCTGACCGCCGTGGTCAGCGACGCCCCCGAGGACCTGCGCCCCAAGCGCCGGGACCTGCTCGCCCACCAGAACGTGCTCGCCGAGGCCGGAGCCGGCGGCTGCGTGCTGCCCATGCGGTTCGGCAGCGTCGCCACGGACGACGACGCGGTCGTCCAGGTGCTCACCGAGCGGGCGGACCACTACGCGGAGCGGCTGCGGGAGCTGGACGGCAAGGTCGAGTACAACGTCAAGGCCACGCACGTCGAAGAGGCCGTGCTGCATCTGGTGATGGCCGAGAACACCGAGGCACGCGCCCTCGCCGAGGCCAACCGCCGGTCCGGCGGAGGCAGCTACGAGGACAAGATCCGCCTCGGGGAGCTGATCGCCGGTCTCGTCAAGGCCAAGGAGGCCGACGACGCCGGCGAGGTGCGGGACCTGCTGGCACCGGCCGCCGCCGCGGTCAGCGTGGGTCCCGAGTCCACCGGCTGGCTGCTGAACGTGTCGTACCTCGTGGCCCGGGACTCGGCCGAGCACTTCCTGGCCGCGGTGGAGGAGGTCCGCCAGGGCCATCCCCACCTCGACCTGCGGATCAACGGGCCGCTGCCGCCGTACAGCTTCGTCGAACCCGGCCCGGCCCAGCCCGCCGGCAGTACGGCGGGCGCGGACACCGGGGCGCGCTAG
- a CDS encoding gas vesicle structural protein GvpA, with amino-acid sequence MTVVPAQQSGGGGGSSGLYDVLELVLDRGLVIDAFVRVSLVGIEILKIDVRVVVASVDTYLRFAEACNRLDLESGPHKSPGLPDMVGELTEQGARGKSKGALSGAAQTISDAFNQARQEGETESRPRARKAPARRKEEQE; translated from the coding sequence ATGACTGTTGTTCCGGCACAGCAGAGCGGAGGCGGAGGCGGCAGCAGCGGCCTCTACGACGTGCTCGAGCTCGTCCTCGACCGGGGGCTGGTGATCGACGCGTTCGTCCGCGTCTCCCTGGTCGGTATCGAGATCCTGAAGATCGATGTCCGGGTCGTCGTGGCCAGCGTCGACACCTACCTGCGCTTCGCCGAGGCGTGCAACCGCCTCGACCTGGAGTCGGGGCCGCACAAGAGCCCCGGCCTGCCCGACATGGTCGGCGAACTCACCGAGCAGGGAGCCCGCGGCAAGTCCAAGGGCGCGCTCTCCGGTGCCGCGCAGACCATATCCGACGCCTTCAACCAGGCCCGGCAGGAAGGGGAGACCGAGTCCCGGCCGCGCGCCCGCAAGGCCCCGGCGCGTCGTAAGGAGGAGCAGGAGTGA
- a CDS encoding gas vesicle protein, whose product MSNTNSTPKTQSSQEPQDSHEKHENARNEQNERNERNERNEAGGRRPTPMEVLREARTQLTELTGLVPETVSSFEQTEDGWSIEVEVLELARVPDTMSLMASYQVELDPEGQLTGYRRVRRYERGRADARGGR is encoded by the coding sequence ATGTCGAACACAAACAGCACACCGAAGACACAGAGTTCACAAGAACCCCAGGACTCACACGAAAAGCACGAGAACGCGCGGAACGAACAGAACGAACGTAACGAGCGGAACGAACGGAACGAGGCGGGCGGCCGCCGGCCGACCCCCATGGAGGTGCTGCGCGAGGCGCGCACCCAGCTCACCGAACTCACCGGGCTCGTCCCCGAGACCGTCTCCTCCTTCGAGCAGACCGAGGACGGCTGGTCCATCGAAGTCGAGGTGCTGGAGCTCGCCCGGGTGCCCGACACCATGAGCCTGATGGCGAGCTACCAGGTCGAGCTGGACCCCGAGGGGCAGCTGACCGGATACCGGCGCGTCCGCCGTTACGAACGCGGCAGGGCCGACGCGCGCGGCGGCCGCTGA
- a CDS encoding transketolase has protein sequence MNTDELAELGQQLRVDSVRASAAAGSGHPTSSMSAADLLAVLLANHLRYDFERPEHPANDRFVLSKGHASPLLYAAYKAAGAIEDGELVTFRKLGSRLEGHPTPRRLPWVETATGSLGQGLPVGVGIALAGKRLDRTGYRVWVLCGDSELAEGSVWEAAEHAGHENLDNLVAIVDVNRLGQRGPTRHGHDLDAYARRFQAFGWHTIEIDGHDVDKIDRAYGEALSTAGQPTVILARTLKGKGVASVEDREGLHGKPLPEAEEAIAELGGQRDLRVRVSEPQVAAALRSLTTEAVRLPRFEVGEEAATRDAFGKALAALGTARGDVVALDGEVGDSTRTEEFAKEHPDRYFECYIAEQQLVASAVGMATRGWVPYAATFAAFLTRAHDFVRMASISGSGINLVGSHAGVAIGQDGPSQMGLEDLAMFRSVYGSTVLYPCDANQTARLVAAMAGLDGIRYLRTSRGKTPVLYGPDEEFPVGGSKTLRSGEHDRLTIVAAGVTVPEALTAADRLAEEGIEVRVIDLYSVKPVDADTLRRAAEDTGCLLTVEDHRPEGGLGDAVAEVFGDGRPVPRLVRLGVRTMPGSAAPDEQLHAAGIDSVGIAAAVRLLVEEAVVR, from the coding sequence ATGAACACCGACGAACTCGCCGAACTCGGCCAGCAGTTGCGCGTGGACAGCGTGCGGGCGTCCGCCGCCGCCGGATCGGGGCACCCCACGTCCTCGATGTCCGCCGCCGACCTGCTGGCCGTCCTCCTCGCCAACCACCTCCGCTACGACTTCGAGCGTCCCGAACACCCCGCCAACGACCGCTTCGTCCTGTCCAAGGGACACGCCTCCCCGCTGCTGTACGCCGCGTACAAGGCGGCCGGCGCCATCGAGGACGGCGAGCTGGTCACCTTCCGCAAGCTCGGCAGCCGGCTGGAGGGCCATCCCACGCCCCGCCGGCTGCCCTGGGTGGAGACGGCCACCGGCTCGCTCGGCCAGGGCCTGCCGGTCGGCGTCGGCATCGCGCTCGCCGGGAAGCGGCTGGACCGCACCGGCTACCGGGTGTGGGTGCTGTGCGGCGACAGCGAGCTGGCGGAGGGCTCGGTGTGGGAGGCCGCCGAGCACGCGGGTCACGAGAACCTGGACAACCTCGTCGCCATCGTGGACGTCAACCGGCTCGGCCAGCGCGGCCCCACCCGGCACGGCCACGACCTGGACGCCTACGCCCGCCGCTTCCAGGCCTTCGGCTGGCACACCATCGAGATCGACGGGCACGACGTCGACAAGATCGACCGGGCGTACGGCGAGGCGCTGTCCACCGCCGGGCAGCCCACCGTGATCCTCGCCCGCACCCTCAAGGGCAAGGGCGTCGCCTCCGTGGAGGACCGCGAGGGACTGCACGGCAAGCCGCTGCCCGAGGCCGAGGAGGCCATCGCCGAACTCGGCGGGCAGCGTGACCTGCGGGTCCGGGTGAGCGAGCCGCAGGTCGCCGCCGCGCTGCGCTCCCTGACCACCGAGGCGGTCCGGCTGCCGCGATTCGAGGTGGGCGAGGAGGCCGCCACCCGGGACGCCTTCGGCAAGGCCCTCGCCGCGCTCGGCACCGCGCGCGGCGACGTCGTCGCCCTGGACGGCGAGGTCGGCGACTCCACCCGCACCGAGGAATTCGCCAAGGAACACCCGGACCGCTACTTCGAGTGCTACATCGCCGAGCAGCAGCTCGTCGCGAGCGCCGTCGGCATGGCCACGCGCGGCTGGGTGCCGTACGCCGCCACCTTCGCCGCGTTCCTCACCCGTGCCCACGACTTCGTGCGCATGGCCTCCATCAGCGGCTCCGGGATCAACCTCGTCGGCTCGCACGCCGGTGTCGCCATCGGCCAGGACGGGCCCTCGCAGATGGGCCTGGAGGACCTGGCGATGTTCCGGTCCGTGTACGGCTCCACGGTGCTCTACCCGTGCGACGCCAACCAGACGGCCCGGCTGGTCGCGGCCATGGCCGGCCTGGACGGCATCCGCTATCTGCGCACCTCCCGCGGCAAGACCCCGGTGCTCTACGGCCCGGACGAGGAGTTCCCGGTCGGCGGCAGCAAGACGCTGCGCTCCGGTGAGCACGACCGGCTGACGATCGTGGCGGCCGGAGTGACCGTGCCCGAGGCGCTGACGGCCGCCGACCGGCTCGCCGAGGAGGGCATCGAGGTGCGGGTGATCGATCTGTACTCGGTCAAGCCCGTCGACGCCGACACCCTGCGCCGCGCCGCCGAGGACACCGGCTGCCTGCTCACGGTGGAGGACCACCGCCCGGAGGGCGGCCTCGGCGACGCCGTCGCGGAGGTGTTCGGCGACGGCCGGCCGGTGCCCCGTCTGGTCCGGCTGGGGGTGCGCACCATGCCGGGCTCGGCCGCGCCGGACGAGCAGCTGCACGCGGCCGGCATCGACTCGGTGGGCATCGCGGCGGCGGTCCGGCTGCTGGTCGAGGAGGCGGTCGTGCGGTGA
- a CDS encoding NAD(P)/FAD-dependent oxidoreductase: protein MSRPRVVIVGAGFAGYQAARTLARLTRNRADITLLNPTDHFLYLPLLPQVAAGVLEARRVTVSLPGTLRGVRLVLGEAERVDLDGCTVHYRGPEGGADTLGYERLVLAVGSVNRLLPVPGVAEHAHGFRGPPEALYLRDHVTRQVELAAADSPESAAARCTFVVAGAGYTGTEVAAQTHLLTDRLARRNPLPAGLRPRWILLDVAPRVLPELDERLSRTAERVLRARGVEVRTGTSVRQATPDGVLLSDGEFLASRTLVWCVGVRPDPLVQALGQPLERGRLIVDAYLRLPDRPEVFACGDAAAVPDPDRPGEFTAMTARHAWRQGRVAGENLAATLGLGRRRRPYHHRGAGFAVDLGGARAAANPFGIPLSGLAAGAVTRGHHLAALPGNRVRVAADWLLDAVLPRQGVQLGLDRSRPVPLDTAAPEPARVPGAPEEPGPGPYEARRGPEHERAEDAGGEEPMTHGSRGIRPDGHPAPKPSTTGPASSPRADL from the coding sequence GTGAGCCGACCTCGCGTCGTGATCGTCGGCGCCGGTTTCGCCGGGTATCAGGCCGCCCGCACGCTGGCCCGGCTCACCCGGAACCGCGCCGACATCACGCTGCTCAACCCCACCGATCACTTCCTGTACCTGCCGCTGCTGCCCCAGGTCGCCGCCGGCGTCCTGGAGGCCCGCCGGGTCACCGTGTCGCTGCCCGGCACGCTGCGCGGGGTGCGGCTGGTCCTCGGCGAGGCGGAGCGCGTCGACCTGGACGGGTGCACGGTGCACTACCGCGGCCCCGAGGGCGGCGCGGACACGCTCGGCTACGAGCGGCTGGTGCTGGCCGTCGGCAGCGTCAACAGACTGCTGCCGGTCCCCGGCGTCGCCGAGCACGCGCACGGCTTCCGGGGACCGCCCGAGGCGCTGTACCTGCGCGACCACGTGACCCGGCAGGTGGAACTCGCCGCTGCCGACAGCCCGGAGTCGGCCGCCGCCCGGTGCACGTTCGTGGTGGCCGGCGCGGGCTACACCGGCACCGAGGTGGCGGCCCAGACCCACCTGCTCACCGACCGGCTGGCCCGCCGGAACCCGCTGCCGGCCGGGCTGCGCCCGCGCTGGATCCTGCTGGACGTGGCACCGCGCGTGCTGCCGGAGCTGGACGAGCGGCTGTCCCGGACGGCCGAGCGGGTGCTGCGGGCCCGCGGGGTCGAGGTGCGGACCGGCACCTCGGTCCGGCAGGCCACCCCCGACGGCGTGCTGCTCAGCGACGGCGAGTTCCTCGCGTCCCGGACCCTGGTGTGGTGCGTGGGCGTACGGCCCGATCCGCTGGTGCAGGCCCTCGGGCAGCCGCTGGAGCGCGGACGGCTGATCGTCGACGCCTATCTGCGGCTGCCCGATCGGCCCGAGGTGTTCGCCTGCGGGGACGCCGCCGCCGTGCCCGACCCGGACCGGCCGGGCGAGTTCACGGCGATGACGGCCCGGCACGCCTGGCGGCAGGGCCGGGTGGCCGGGGAGAACCTGGCCGCCACGCTCGGGCTCGGCCGCCGCCGGCGCCCGTACCACCACCGCGGCGCCGGCTTCGCCGTCGACCTCGGCGGGGCCCGGGCCGCCGCCAACCCGTTCGGCATCCCGCTGTCCGGTCTCGCGGCCGGCGCGGTGACCCGCGGCCACCACCTGGCCGCGCTGCCCGGCAACCGCGTCCGGGTCGCCGCCGACTGGCTGCTGGACGCCGTACTCCCGCGCCAAGGCGTGCAGTTGGGGCTGGACCGGTCCCGGCCGGTACCGCTGGACACGGCCGCACCGGAACCGGCACGGGTCCCGGGCGCCCCCGAGGAGCCGGGGCCCGGCCCGTACGAGGCACGCCGCGGACCCGAGCACGAGCGGGCCGAGGACGCCGGGGGAGAGGAGCCCATGACCCACGGGAGCCGCGGCATCCGGCCGGACGGCCACCCCGCCCCGAAACCGAGCACGACGGGGCCTGCGAGCAGTCCCCGAGCAGACCTGTAA
- a CDS encoding phage holin family protein gives MNRSEHLEHHLDRHLVEELAQVARETVRDELREQSRKQRRTAMLYAASGAAALYAGGAVALAAGLALASGLPGWAAALITAALLGVAAYFLRRAAHGDHHTPHRVIGGTAPGAPPSGLGMPYPPMPQNPPDSPRHRA, from the coding sequence ATGAACCGTTCGGAGCACCTGGAACATCATCTGGACCGCCACCTGGTCGAGGAACTGGCCCAGGTGGCACGCGAGACGGTGCGCGACGAACTGCGCGAGCAGTCCCGCAAGCAGCGCCGCACCGCCATGCTGTACGCCGCCTCGGGCGCCGCCGCCCTGTACGCGGGCGGCGCGGTGGCCCTCGCGGCGGGCCTGGCCCTGGCGTCCGGCCTGCCCGGCTGGGCCGCGGCCCTGATCACGGCGGCACTCCTCGGCGTGGCGGCGTACTTCCTGCGCCGCGCGGCCCACGGAGACCACCACACCCCGCACCGCGTGATCGGCGGCACAGCCCCCGGAGCCCCGCCGTCGGGCCTCGGCATGCCCTACCCCCCGATGCCCCAGAACCCGCCGGACAGCCCGCGCCACAGGGCCTGA